In the Glycine max cultivar Williams 82 chromosome 6, Glycine_max_v4.0, whole genome shotgun sequence genome, atggtttgaCAAGAGGGGAGAGACACCACTAGTAATTAGTAAGactttttaaagtaaataaacaTCAATATACCATTTGCTCAATTTATGGTGCATCTTAATCttgacatatatattaatttttagggTTAAGAAACCCTATTTACTCACTTCATAATATCTTTTAAGCATTATATTAAGAATTTAATGCCAATGTATTTTTAGcataaaaacttttataatattaatccatcagaaattattattagtatgaattttttattttattttgaggaGGGATAAACACCCCAACTACACTCAATCAGAACAGGGCATAAACACTCCTGCAATATCTTCAACTAACACCAAcatattaagataattattataaaagttataagATATATGATAATTAGTGATTAAATAACAATGTAAAATGTTTTATAGTAGTATACATAGTCTATTTTCTCTTCTATTATTGGATTCATTGCACAGGTATTATCTAATCCCTCTGTTGGGTTACTTGTCAAGTAAATTAAGGAATCAAACAACATAATGAGGTGCTAATGGAGTTGGGTGGGCCAACACCAAGTACTCCAACTACCTGATCCATCTAATGGCTGCAAACTTGTGGAAGCTTTGTACCTTCTTGGTTCAGACAACAACTAAGGACCAAAAAGGGAAAAGATAACAACAAGAATTCTAAGAGTCCGATCAATGGCCCAAACTAGGTTAATCTCTTGAGTGATGGTGTATTTGCTCACAAGGTAGGGAAGCACCGAATTTTTCTGTCATGAAGACTTCTAGGCtgtctattttgttttttgcttcttttttttgctcACCAGGGAAATTTGACTTCCCAACATGCATTTGCTCACATGAAAAACCTTCCTATAAATATAACCATGCATCAGTAGCCAATTCATCATTGATTAGTTCTTGCTTATCTTGACTTTTCAACTCAGTAATTCTTTCCATAATTTATATATCCTCACGCCTGTTGCAGCAAGCCGCGTCCTCATAATACGGTAGAGTCACATATACAACACGCAgcctaaaaaaaaagtctccACGTGGAAGTACCAAGAACCGTGTAGGGGGTCAATACATGATGCACTGATTGTGAGAAAGGACAATAATAAAGGCAATTAACATGAAGTGATTATTTGATTCATTTCAATGACAAAGACGGAACAACGGCATTTAAATCGAATGAACACATCCGTTGAAAAGGGTGGGGTTGGTGCACATTAATTGGAAATCTGTGGAGAAGAAATTAGAAATGTTGAAGCAAAATACTAACTTCATATTCCCTTTATTGTCACAAATGACCAAGGACCCTCTCCAGTGCAAAACTATCACTGAGATAAGGAGATTCAGTACTAGATATGTCTCTTCTTCTCATACACACTTAATTATTGCAAAAAGGTAAATAGTTAAATACACTGGCACAACATATAGGATCATGGCTAAGCTGCCAGCTTTGAGGCTGCACCTTTGTCTAAGAACCATTTCAACTCTCCTTCAGGTGAAACCAATCCAACAGGAAGCTTAGCAAAATTTTGAGATTTGCCTAACACAGAGTGAACTGCATCTGCTTTACCCTTGCCAGTCACCACAAGCGCTGCATAAGCAGAAGTATTAATCACTGGTAAGGTGAAAGTTATTCTCTCTGGGGGTGGTTTAGGGGAGTCCTTAATGAAGGTAACCCATCTTTGTTTTTCCTCCACAAGAGGATGGCCTGGGAACAAAGAAGCTATGTGGCCATCAGGGCCCATGCCCAGCAGCATTAGATCAAATTTTGGAAATCCATTGGCTGGCGATGAAGCTATAATACTGTTCTTGACCAAGTGTCTGAGACATGTCTCGTAATCATTGGCCGCTCCCTCGGCTGAAAGGGCATCATTGATTGCATAAACATTGCCCGGGGGAATTGGCACCTGCCAAGAGAACCATGATGAAAGTACCAACAGGTTAGATTGACAGGAAAATTATAGCTGACAGAAGACTGGGAAGGGACTAGGGAGACAGCATAATCTGGCCATGCAGTCTTTTTAAACTTCAAAGAAGACTACACTGAAAAAAATATAGCTCATTACTTGAATCTGAGGGAAATTATTTTCCTCTCTTGCATCATTTTATAGGAATGAGCTGTACACTCAACAAACTTGTCCAAACAGTACCATCCAATGCAGTATCCAACAATGGGGATTCATTCATCAGTAccatctgtatttttttttagtttacccTTCAGGTTTGATATGAATTTGGTTAAAGTAATCGTTTGGTCCATAGGTTACACTCATTCAGAAATCAATCTttgtatgataaaatatttaagttttagtCCCTATATAGATTATCTGGACTAAAACTTAAGAAATATAATGACATTGACCGATGTGTATTAATAAAGACTAAATATTAAGTTTTTTCCTTACCCACATGAGTGTCACATGTAGGGACTAAATGACTAATTGA is a window encoding:
- the LOC100792737 gene encoding probable 6-phosphogluconolactonase 4, chloroplastic — encoded protein: MAETNNNVAVEVLEKEDLAVSLAKYVADLSNKFTSERGAFTVCLSGGSLINYLRKLLEPPYVDTLEWSKWHVFWVDERVVPKTHEDSNYKLALDGLLSKVPIPPGNVYAINDALSAEGAANDYETCLRHLVKNSIIASSPANGFPKFDLMLLGMGPDGHIASLFPGHPLVEEKQRWVTFIKDSPKPPPERITFTLPVINTSAYAALVVTGKGKADAVHSVLGKSQNFAKLPVGLVSPEGELKWFLDKGAASKLAA